Proteins encoded together in one Macadamia integrifolia cultivar HAES 741 chromosome 8, SCU_Mint_v3, whole genome shotgun sequence window:
- the LOC122085934 gene encoding BOI-related E3 ubiquitin-protein ligase 1-like codes for MAVQAQYPSNVLLLNRNGQDQKNLIGNDYSLQPQLSGFLDQSHMFFNNGVVANPRKRGRETVATASATAQINLFSLQSQPQPTLVNLSQLHNQQPNIVSTGLRLAFGEQQLQQQQQQEQLQQQQHQRQQQQQQPQQQQQQQSCFPSSYSTTLTSFLSEELAPQIKQQRDEIEQFLQAQGEQLRRTLAERRQRHYRALLGAAEESASRRLREKDAEVEKAVRLNAELEQRVAQLRVEAQVWEAKARAQEATAATLQAQLQQAMMGGVAENNRADDGESGGCCEGHAEDAESAHIDPDRVVESLSSCGPMCKACWKRAASVVLMPCRHLCVCTGCDAAVDVCPLCYCPRSDSVEVFLS; via the exons ATGGCTGTTCAAGCCCAATACCCATCTAATGTTTTACTTCTCAACAG aaACGGGCAGGATCAGAAGAACTTGATTGGGAACGATTATAGCTTGCAGCCACAACTGAGTGGATTCCTTGATCAGTCCCATATGTTTTTCAACAATGGAG TGGTGGCTAACCCACGCAAGAGGGGCCGAGAAACTGTTGCTACTGCGTCAGCcacagcacaaatcaatctattCTCTCTGCAATCTCAGCCTCAACCAACTCTTGTAAACCTCTCTCAACTCCATAATCAACAACCCAACATCGTCTCCACCGGACTCCGTTTGGCTTTCGGAGAACAacaattacaacaacaacaacaacaggaacagctacaacaacaacaacatcaacggcaacaacaacagcaacagccacagcagcagcagcagcagcagagttGCTTCCCTTCCTCTTACAGTACTACTCTTACATCCTTCTTATCAGAGGAGCTTGCTCCCCAAATCAAACAACAGAGAGATGAAATCGAGCAATTCCTTCAAGCCCAG GGAGAGCAGTTGAGGCGCACATTAGCAGAAAGAAGGCAGAGGCATTACCGTGCGCTATTGGGCGCAGCAGAAGAATCAGCATCAAGAAGACTCAGAGAGAAAGACGCAGAGGTTGAAAAAGCAGTTCGCCTAAACGCCGAGTTAGAACAACGAGTCGCACAACTCAGAGTGGAGGCTCAGGTATGGGAAGCCAAGGCGAGAGCACAAGAGGCGACGGCGGCGACGCTGCAGGCACAGCTACAGCAGGCTATgatgggaggagtggcagagaATAATAGGGCGGATGACGGTGAGTCTGGTGGTTGTTGTGAGGGACACGCGGAAGACGCCGAGTCGGCTCACATTGACCCGGACCGTGTCGTGGAGTCGTTGTCGTCGTGTGGACCGATGTGTAAAGCTTGCTGGAAACGAGCAGCCTCGGTGGTGTTGATGCCGTGTAGACATCTCTGCGTGTGTACGGGCTGTGATGCAGCCGTGGATGTATGTCCTCTCTGTTACTGTCCTCGAAGTGACAGCGTTGAAGTCTTCCTCTCCTAA